A stretch of the Parafrankia irregularis genome encodes the following:
- the purB gene encoding adenylosuccinate lyase — MIGRYTLPDMGRVWSEANKYELWCKVEVLVMEAHAAAGRIPADSVDPVRAAPAPTPEAVAEVEAVTQHDVIAFLTAWADNTEPRSAAAYVHFGMTSSDLLDTALACQLVEATDLLLARADRLVASLRDLGLAHRETLRVGRTHGIHGEPTVFGHRVADLAFGMARCRDRLRAARADVGVAKISGAVGTYSNIDTDVESYVADKLGLTPAPVATQVVLRDGIASWVAALAALATVCEAVALEVRHGQRTEVRELSEPFGSGQKGSSAMPHKKNPIMSERIAGLARIVRAQYVPVLEGVPLWHERDISHSSTERIALPDAACGVDYLLHLTTRLVDGLVVDRARMRANLDATGGLVYTSAVLLELVETGLSREDSYAITQAAAMETWQTGVPFRETLRKHAADRGLPLDEARLDQVSRPERYVERLGPVFDRLAALV, encoded by the coding sequence ATGATCGGTCGTTACACGCTGCCCGACATGGGCCGGGTGTGGTCCGAGGCCAACAAGTACGAGCTGTGGTGCAAGGTCGAGGTCCTCGTCATGGAGGCCCACGCCGCCGCCGGGCGCATCCCCGCCGACTCGGTGGACCCGGTGCGCGCCGCGCCCGCGCCGACACCCGAGGCCGTCGCGGAGGTCGAGGCGGTCACCCAGCACGACGTGATCGCCTTTCTCACCGCCTGGGCGGACAACACCGAGCCACGTTCCGCCGCGGCCTACGTGCATTTCGGGATGACCTCGTCGGACCTGCTCGACACCGCGCTCGCCTGCCAGCTCGTCGAGGCCACCGACCTGCTGTTGGCGCGAGCCGACCGGCTCGTCGCCTCCCTGCGCGACCTTGGTCTGGCGCACCGGGAGACGCTGCGGGTCGGGCGTACCCACGGCATCCACGGCGAGCCCACGGTGTTCGGCCACCGGGTCGCCGATCTGGCGTTCGGCATGGCGCGGTGCCGTGACCGGCTGCGCGCGGCGCGGGCGGACGTCGGCGTCGCGAAGATCTCCGGCGCGGTCGGCACCTACTCCAACATCGACACCGATGTGGAGAGCTACGTCGCGGACAAGCTGGGGCTGACCCCGGCGCCGGTCGCGACGCAGGTCGTCCTGCGGGACGGGATCGCGTCCTGGGTGGCCGCGCTCGCCGCCCTCGCGACGGTGTGCGAGGCGGTCGCGCTGGAGGTGCGGCACGGCCAGCGCACGGAGGTCCGTGAGCTGTCGGAGCCGTTCGGGTCGGGCCAGAAGGGCTCGTCCGCGATGCCGCACAAGAAGAACCCGATCATGTCCGAGCGCATCGCGGGGCTCGCCCGGATCGTGCGGGCCCAGTACGTGCCCGTGCTGGAGGGTGTCCCGCTGTGGCATGAGCGGGACATCTCACACTCGTCGACCGAGCGCATCGCCCTGCCGGACGCGGCCTGCGGCGTGGACTACCTGCTGCACCTGACCACCCGGCTCGTCGACGGCCTCGTCGTCGACCGGGCGCGGATGCGGGCGAACCTCGACGCCACCGGCGGCCTCGTCTACACCTCGGCGGTGCTGCTGGAACTCGTCGAGACAGGGCTGTCCCGCGAGGACTCCTACGCCATCACGCAGGCCGCCGCGATGGAGACCTGGCAGACGGGTGTGCCCTTCCGCGAGACGCTGCGCAAGCACGCGGCGGACCGCGGGCTTCCCCTCGACGAGGCCCGCCTCGACCAGGTCAGCCGGCCGGAACGCTACGTCGAACGACTCGGCCCCGTCTTCGACCGGCTCGCCGCGCTGGTCTGA
- the purE gene encoding 5-(carboxyamino)imidazole ribonucleotide mutase, translated as MSVSQGKSSQSNGSSSSSAGPRVAIVYGSPSDTQTMSKAGATLERFGVTYEEVSLSAHRAPRTLAEWVGQLRERGISIVIAGAGLAAALPGAVASMTTLPVIGVPISGGALDGMDSMLAIAQMPPGVPVATVGLNNSTNAAILAIQILALGDPDLGLKLATFKDEFEQAAADSLADVAAARA; from the coding sequence GTGAGCGTGTCTCAGGGCAAGTCGTCGCAGAGCAACGGATCGAGTAGCAGCTCGGCTGGGCCGCGGGTGGCGATCGTCTACGGCTCTCCGTCGGACACCCAGACCATGAGCAAGGCCGGTGCAACGCTGGAGCGTTTCGGCGTCACCTACGAGGAGGTCTCGCTCTCCGCGCACCGTGCGCCGCGCACCCTGGCCGAGTGGGTCGGGCAGCTGCGCGAGCGGGGGATCTCCATCGTGATCGCGGGCGCCGGGCTCGCCGCGGCGCTGCCCGGTGCGGTCGCCTCGATGACGACACTGCCCGTGATCGGCGTCCCGATCTCCGGCGGCGCGCTGGACGGGATGGACTCGATGCTGGCCATCGCGCAGATGCCGCCCGGAGTGCCGGTGGCGACGGTGGGGCTCAACAACTCGACGAACGCGGCGATCCTGGCGATCCAGATCCTCGCGCTCGGCGACCCTGACCTGGGGCTGAAGCTGGCGACGTTCAAGGACGAGTTCGAGCAGGCGGCGGCCGACTCCCTCGCCGACGTCGCGGCGGCGCGCGCATGA
- a CDS encoding phosphoribosylaminoimidazolesuccinocarboxamide synthase, translating into MPLTHEEFAGLTHLGSGKVRELFAVGDDAVLLVASDRISAFDVVLPTEIPDKGAVLTGLSLWWFDQLSDLVPSHVISSSVDEYPAELAPYKEQLRGRSMLCRRLDMVMIECVARGYLTGSGLKDYRRTGAVSGHPLPPGLEDGSKLPTTIYTPSTKAPIGEHDENISRDDAAGRVGKELAAELEHLTLQIFGRASDLAAERGILLADTKFEFGHDADGVLRLADEVLTPDSSRFWPADAWTPGGAQPSYDKQFIRNYLVDTGWDRNPPAPELPADIVESTRARYVEAYERLTGISFQDYLSTA; encoded by the coding sequence ATGCCGCTGACACATGAGGAGTTCGCCGGGCTCACGCACCTGGGCTCAGGAAAGGTGCGTGAGCTGTTCGCCGTCGGAGACGACGCGGTGCTGCTCGTCGCGAGCGATCGCATCTCGGCTTTCGACGTCGTGCTGCCCACCGAGATCCCCGACAAGGGGGCCGTCCTCACCGGGCTTTCGCTGTGGTGGTTCGACCAGCTGAGTGACCTGGTGCCGAGTCATGTGATCAGCTCGAGCGTGGACGAGTACCCCGCAGAGCTCGCGCCCTACAAGGAGCAGCTCCGCGGCCGTTCGATGCTGTGCCGGCGGCTGGACATGGTCATGATCGAATGCGTCGCCCGCGGCTACCTGACCGGCAGCGGGCTGAAGGACTACCGCCGCACCGGCGCGGTCAGCGGTCATCCGCTCCCGCCCGGGCTGGAGGACGGCAGCAAGCTGCCCACGACGATCTACACTCCGTCGACGAAGGCGCCCATCGGCGAGCACGACGAGAACATCAGCCGAGACGACGCCGCCGGCCGGGTCGGCAAGGAGCTGGCCGCCGAGCTGGAGCATCTCACCCTCCAGATCTTCGGCCGGGCCAGTGACCTCGCCGCCGAGCGCGGGATCCTGCTCGCCGACACCAAGTTCGAGTTCGGCCACGACGCCGACGGCGTGCTGCGGCTCGCCGACGAGGTGCTCACCCCCGACTCGTCCCGGTTCTGGCCCGCCGACGCCTGGACGCCTGGCGGGGCGCAGCCGTCCTACGACAAGCAGTTCATCCGCAACTACCTGGTCGACACCGGGTGGGACCGCAACCCGCCGGCGCCGGAGCTCCCGGCCGACATCGTCGAGTCGACCCGGGCGCGCTACGTCGAGGCGTACGAGCGCCTGACGGGAATCTCCTTCCAGGACTATCTCTCCACCGCCTGA